The following are encoded together in the Zingiber officinale cultivar Zhangliang chromosome 8A, Zo_v1.1, whole genome shotgun sequence genome:
- the LOC122008944 gene encoding uncharacterized protein LOC122008944 — translation MATATSFATPFFTGGLQSKKVKSLIAHQTQLALPQKPKLLQSCRSMSVCAKYSDDSGSGGGDFIAGFLLGGAIFGTLAYVFAPQIRRSLLNEDEHGFRKARRPIYYEEGLGLEETRQTLNAKIKQLNNAIDNVASRLRGGGKVAEPAEADSEFEASV, via the exons ATGGCGACGGCGACTTCCTTTGCGACGCCGTTCTTCACCG GTGGTTTACAGAGTAAGAAGGTCAAATCTTTAATTGCTCATCAAACTCAGTTGGCTCTTCCACAGAAGCCAAAGTTGTTACAATCCTGCCGTAGTATGTCCGTATGTGCTAAGTACAG CGATGATTCTGGAAGTGGAGGCGGTGATTTTATTGCTGGGTTTCTTTTGGGAGGAGCGATCTTTGGAACTCTGGCTTATGTATTTGCTCCACAG ATAAGGAGGTCACTTCTCAACGAAGATGAGCATGGGTTTCGGAAGGCCAGGCGGCCGATTTATTACGAAGAAGGTTTAGGCTTAGAG GAAACTCGGCAAACACTGAACGCGAAGATAAAGCAACTGAACAATGCCATCGACAATGTTGCATCCCGGTTAAGAGGTGGGGGGAAGGTGGCCGAACCTGCGGAAGCCGATTCTGAGTTTGAAGCTTCGGTGTAA
- the LOC122008945 gene encoding protein NTM1-like 9 isoform X1 — translation MTAIALKSLPLGFRFHPKDEELVNHYLKNKMTGRIKSEVEVIPEIDVCKCEPWELPEKSLIKSEDPEWFFFAPKDRKYPSGHRSNRATKHGYWKATGRDRVIRSSGGKGSVIGMKKTLVFHKGRAPKGVRTYWIMHEYRTTEPEFESGDKGSYVLYRLFNKKPEDKSPSSNTEDMEIHDFSPDGMQNGKDGVEVIEIHSNHESPSSDLQEEPISDPGSVQKQLAGIEMWLADKGDCSTRAPVRPETGHYNMILPEEEIKLGGKADALQNVFSGLCDGVNEQIGHGFSNFSSPMLQFSENPSISDMNQEFHIGSNLFDNDDYLDAFLSSVLESDDRSSAACIFPKDSHTDCLVKDSASCKDSGSNSEIEIEPYLTQGATSQWFHGSSLGPNDVLPMDGSSEYPESTTQLSTLYETNLLLYDTTGPDVYSVDTSAESLDDLFNNIEDSNNLSKLSGTIEDVEMPGIKIRSRLPPHPEPNSSNSSIKQGIAGRRLCLQASIRNAQPTSVDDAESKIRIVDDEDKKSTPKATQTLCGSIDESSSDKSITDKFDESFETGIKVRARQVEHSPNPIPPPDKVSRWKFELQSASDSESHRDNNKEEVENIEQHAGEHLVDKISEAKENALPTFLQDLSIHDADETASSSSNYQQPEPMLRFRKKSPNEVGKSVKQSSSSMPSTRHSAVAHAIYLVLSVVVLLLGLQIYRLMNFTVE, via the exons ATGACGGCGATTGCGCTGAAGTCTTTGCCCCTGGGGTTTCGGTTCCACCCCAAGGACGAGGAGCTCGTGAACCACTACCTCAAGAACAAGATGACAGGCAGGATCAAGTCCGAGGTGGAGGTCATCCCAGAGATTGATGTCTGCAAGTGCGAGCCGTGGGAACTTCCTG AAAAATCCTTGATCAAGTCGGAGGATCCTGAATGGTTCTTCTTTGCGCCGAAGGATCGGAAGTATCCGAGTGGTCACAGGTCCAACCGCGCGACCAAGCACGGATACTGGAAGGCTACTGGGAGGGACCGAGTGATACGGTCTTCTGGGGGAAAGGGTTCGGTCATCGGCATGAAAAAGACGCTGGTTTTCCACAAAGGACGAGCTCCCAAGGGCGTCCGGACTTACTGGATTATGCATGAGTACCGCACCACCGAGCCGGAATTTGagtctggtgataag GGTAGTTATGTTCTTTATCGCTTATTTAACAAAAAGCCTGAGGACAAAAGTCCCAGCTCCAACACTGAAGACATGGAGATCCATGATTTTTCTCCTGATGGAATGCAGAACGGTAAAGATGGTGTAGAGGTAATTGAAATTCATTCAAACCATGAATCTCCATCGTCTGACTTGCAAGAAGAGCCAATATCAGATCCCGGTTCAGTTCAAAAGCAGCTTGCTGGCATTGAGATGTGGTTGGCTGACAAAGGTGACTGTTCTACTAGGGCTCCTGTAAGACCAGAGACAGGTCATTATAATATGATTTTGCCTGAGGAAGAGATTAAATTGGGAGGAAAG GCTGACGCTCTCCAAAATGTTTTCTCCGGACTTTGTGATGGTGTGAATGAACAAATAGGTCATGGTTTTTCCAATTTCAGTTCTCCAATGCTGCAATTCTCAGAAAATCCTTCCATCAGTGACATGAACCAGGAATTCCATATAGGATCCAATCTATTTGATAACGATGACTACCTGGATGCATTCTTGAGCTCAGTACTCGAGTCAGATGATCGTTCTTCTGCTGCATGTATCTTTCCCAAAGACTCACACACTGACTGTTTAGTGAAAGATTCAGCATCTTGCAAGGATAGTGGATCAAACAGTGAAATAGAGATTGAACCATATTTAACTCAG GGCGCTACTTCTCAGTGGTTTCATGGGTCATCTCTTGGGCCAAATGATGTATTGCCAATGGATGGTTCTTCTGAATATCCTGAATCAACAACTCAGTTGAGCACCCTTTATGAAACTAATCTGCTTCTTTATGACACTACTGGACCAGATGTGTATTCAGTTGACACCAGTGCAGAATCCTTGGACGATCTGTTCAATAACATTGAGGACTCCAATAATCTGAGTAAATTATCTGGTACTATAGAAGATGTTGAGATGCCTGGAATTAAGATCAGGAGTCGTCTGCCACCTCATCCTGAACCAAACTCGAGCAATTCATCCATAAAGCAGGGCATAGCAGGAAGAAGGCTCTGTCTGCAAGCTTCCATCAGGAATGCACAACCTACTAGTGTCGATGATGCTGAAAGTAAAATTAGAATTGTTGATGATGAAGATAAGAAATCAACTCCAAAAGCAACACAAACTTTGTGTGGTAGCATTGACGAATCTTCTTCTGATAAGAGTATAACAGATAAATTTGATGAGAGTTTTGAGACTGGAATCAAGGTAAGAGCTCGACAAGTTGAACATTCTCCAAACCCAATTCCTCCACCGGATAAGGTTTCAAGATGGAAGTTCGAGCTGCAATCAGCTTCTGACAGTGAATCACATAGAGATAACAATAAAGAGGAAGTGGAAAATATAGAG CAACATGCTGGAGAGCATTTGGTTGATAAAATATCTGAAGCCAAGGAGAATGCTTTGCCTACTTTTCTCCAGGATCTTTCTATTCACG ATGCAGATGAAACAGCTAGTTCTTCAAGCAACTACCAACAACCTGAACCTATGCTGAGGTTTAGGAAAAAATCACCAAATGAAGTTGGCAAGTCAGTAAAGCAGTCTTCAAGCTCAATGCCTTCGACCAGACATTCAGCCGTTGCTCATGCAATTTATCTGGTTCTCTCAGTGGTGGTCTTGCTACTTGGTTTGCAGATTTATAGGTTAATGAACTTCACTGTTGAGTAG
- the LOC122008945 gene encoding protein NTM1-like 9 isoform X2, protein MTAIALKSLPLGFRFHPKDEELVNHYLKNKMTGRIKSEVEVIPEIDVCKCEPWELPEKSLIKSEDPEWFFFAPKDRKYPSGHRSNRATKHGYWKATGRDRVIRSSGGKGSVIGMKKTLVFHKGRAPKGVRTYWIMHEYRTTEPEFESGDKGSYVLYRLFNKKPEDKSPSSNTEDMEIHDFSPDGMQNGKDGVEVIEIHSNHESPSSDLQEEPISDPGSVQKQLAGIEMWLADKGDCSTRAPVRPETGHYNMILPEEEIKLGGKADALQNVFSGLCDGVNEQIGHGFSNFSSPMLQFSENPSISDMNQEFHIGSNLFDNDDYLDAFLSSVLESDDRSSAACIFPKDSHTDCLVKDSASCKDSGSNSEIEIEPYLTQGATSQWFHGSSLGPNDVLPMDGSSEYPESTTQLSTLYETNLLLYDTTGPDVYSVDTSAESLDDLFNNIEDSNNLSKLSGTIEDVEMPGIKIRSRLPPHPEPNSSNSSIKQGIAGRRLCLQASIRNAQPTSVDDAESKIRIVDDEDKKSTPKATQTLCGSIDESSSDKSITDKFDESFETGIKVRARQVEHSPNPIPPPDKVSRWKFELQSASDSESHRDNNKEEVENIEQHAGEHLVDKISEAKENALPTFLQDLSIHDETASSSSNYQQPEPMLRFRKKSPNEVGKSVKQSSSSMPSTRHSAVAHAIYLVLSVVVLLLGLQIYRLMNFTVE, encoded by the exons ATGACGGCGATTGCGCTGAAGTCTTTGCCCCTGGGGTTTCGGTTCCACCCCAAGGACGAGGAGCTCGTGAACCACTACCTCAAGAACAAGATGACAGGCAGGATCAAGTCCGAGGTGGAGGTCATCCCAGAGATTGATGTCTGCAAGTGCGAGCCGTGGGAACTTCCTG AAAAATCCTTGATCAAGTCGGAGGATCCTGAATGGTTCTTCTTTGCGCCGAAGGATCGGAAGTATCCGAGTGGTCACAGGTCCAACCGCGCGACCAAGCACGGATACTGGAAGGCTACTGGGAGGGACCGAGTGATACGGTCTTCTGGGGGAAAGGGTTCGGTCATCGGCATGAAAAAGACGCTGGTTTTCCACAAAGGACGAGCTCCCAAGGGCGTCCGGACTTACTGGATTATGCATGAGTACCGCACCACCGAGCCGGAATTTGagtctggtgataag GGTAGTTATGTTCTTTATCGCTTATTTAACAAAAAGCCTGAGGACAAAAGTCCCAGCTCCAACACTGAAGACATGGAGATCCATGATTTTTCTCCTGATGGAATGCAGAACGGTAAAGATGGTGTAGAGGTAATTGAAATTCATTCAAACCATGAATCTCCATCGTCTGACTTGCAAGAAGAGCCAATATCAGATCCCGGTTCAGTTCAAAAGCAGCTTGCTGGCATTGAGATGTGGTTGGCTGACAAAGGTGACTGTTCTACTAGGGCTCCTGTAAGACCAGAGACAGGTCATTATAATATGATTTTGCCTGAGGAAGAGATTAAATTGGGAGGAAAG GCTGACGCTCTCCAAAATGTTTTCTCCGGACTTTGTGATGGTGTGAATGAACAAATAGGTCATGGTTTTTCCAATTTCAGTTCTCCAATGCTGCAATTCTCAGAAAATCCTTCCATCAGTGACATGAACCAGGAATTCCATATAGGATCCAATCTATTTGATAACGATGACTACCTGGATGCATTCTTGAGCTCAGTACTCGAGTCAGATGATCGTTCTTCTGCTGCATGTATCTTTCCCAAAGACTCACACACTGACTGTTTAGTGAAAGATTCAGCATCTTGCAAGGATAGTGGATCAAACAGTGAAATAGAGATTGAACCATATTTAACTCAG GGCGCTACTTCTCAGTGGTTTCATGGGTCATCTCTTGGGCCAAATGATGTATTGCCAATGGATGGTTCTTCTGAATATCCTGAATCAACAACTCAGTTGAGCACCCTTTATGAAACTAATCTGCTTCTTTATGACACTACTGGACCAGATGTGTATTCAGTTGACACCAGTGCAGAATCCTTGGACGATCTGTTCAATAACATTGAGGACTCCAATAATCTGAGTAAATTATCTGGTACTATAGAAGATGTTGAGATGCCTGGAATTAAGATCAGGAGTCGTCTGCCACCTCATCCTGAACCAAACTCGAGCAATTCATCCATAAAGCAGGGCATAGCAGGAAGAAGGCTCTGTCTGCAAGCTTCCATCAGGAATGCACAACCTACTAGTGTCGATGATGCTGAAAGTAAAATTAGAATTGTTGATGATGAAGATAAGAAATCAACTCCAAAAGCAACACAAACTTTGTGTGGTAGCATTGACGAATCTTCTTCTGATAAGAGTATAACAGATAAATTTGATGAGAGTTTTGAGACTGGAATCAAGGTAAGAGCTCGACAAGTTGAACATTCTCCAAACCCAATTCCTCCACCGGATAAGGTTTCAAGATGGAAGTTCGAGCTGCAATCAGCTTCTGACAGTGAATCACATAGAGATAACAATAAAGAGGAAGTGGAAAATATAGAG CAACATGCTGGAGAGCATTTGGTTGATAAAATATCTGAAGCCAAGGAGAATGCTTTGCCTACTTTTCTCCAGGATCTTTCTATTCACG ATGAAACAGCTAGTTCTTCAAGCAACTACCAACAACCTGAACCTATGCTGAGGTTTAGGAAAAAATCACCAAATGAAGTTGGCAAGTCAGTAAAGCAGTCTTCAAGCTCAATGCCTTCGACCAGACATTCAGCCGTTGCTCATGCAATTTATCTGGTTCTCTCAGTGGTGGTCTTGCTACTTGGTTTGCAGATTTATAGGTTAATGAACTTCACTGTTGAGTAG